In Ctenopharyngodon idella isolate HZGC_01 chromosome 2, HZGC01, whole genome shotgun sequence, the following are encoded in one genomic region:
- the LOC127498213 gene encoding structural maintenance of chromosomes protein 6-like isoform X1 produces MSKRKSSNSGLTPDKRSRLSQPNPEEEEESGFFSSGDGKNSSKSAGLHPEKMNLRDLEKDKDQLHKRIQELKRSINQANSADTQARVEKMNHIQAELEDLSFQDSTLAQQIDQFKQACAAAKERLSRMSREKQDLLHAMESKQRKLAAMEEKRKSRFGEQMPALLRAIDEADRQGQFKRKPVGPLGFCIRLRDPELGLAVESCLKSLMLAFCCDNHADERELQRIMSHCFQRGRRPQIIVSTFTNTLYNVSNRAVNHPQYPTVLQALDIENPVVAKCLIDMRGIETILLIKNSAEARRVMQGGHPPRNCREAFTCEGDQVYNNRYYSSDQNRVQYLTKDVEEEIRQLQSALHSQRTQLDRFQQDVQQINEDLKQNQILLCRAYEDQKKAQERCQKLQAELTELQNVEEPQSEDLKPLGEELEELSSRISVCQVEFEAALKQTQTHKEECEEAEQLCLQQREAFNSIAEEAEPIKTSDESTQSLTQTQANTTQPGSPDAPDVPPLCTPEASCCPPAPKRRAEPDMTDYQRCVLNDISNKPDEEEHFLLSLVGALRRLPPCSRSEVKIKFQQILHEAEFNNQ; encoded by the exons ATGTCGAAGAGGAAGAGCAGTAATTCAGGACTCACTCCTGATAAGAGAAGCCGGTTATCTCAACCCAACCCCGAAGAGGAAGAGGAATCGGGCTTCTTCAGTTCAGGAGATGGCAAAAACTCATCAAAGAGT GCTGGACTTCATCcggaaaaaatgaacttaagAGACCTTGAGAAGGATAAAGATCAGCTCCACAAGCGTATCCAAGAACTTAAACGGAG CATAAATCAGGCAAACTCAGCTGACACACAGGCTCGTGTGGAGAAGATGAATCACATTCAGGCTGAGCTGGAAGATCTGAGTTTCCAGGACTCCACTCTGGCTCAGCAGATCGATCAGTTTAAACAGGCCTGTGCCGCTGCTAAAGAAAGGCTGAGTAGAATGAG CCGTGAAAAGCAGGACCTGCTGCATGCGATGGAGTCTAAGCAACGAAAACTGGCTGCTATGGAAGAGAAACGAAAGAGTCGTTTTGGTGAGCAGATGCCGGCACTGCTGAGGGCTATAGATGAGGCTGACCGGCAGGGTCAATTCAAGAGGAAACCTGTTGGGCCACTCG GATTCTGCATCCGACTGCGGGATCCGGAGCTGGGTCTTGCAGTGGAGAGCTGTCTGAAGTCTCTGATGTTAGCTTTCTGTTGCGATAACCACGCTGATGAGAGAGAGTTACAGAGAATCATGAGTCACTGCTTCCAGCGTGGCAGAAGACCTCAGATCATCGTCAGCACATTTACCAACACACTCTACAATGTCAGCAACAG GGCTGTCAATCACCCTCAATACCCAACAGTGCTCCAGGCCCTTGACATTGAGAATCCAGTTGTGGCCAAGTGTCTGATAGACATGAGAGGAATTGAAACCATTCTGCTCATCAAG AACTCTGCAGAAGCGAGAAGGGTCATGCAGGGTGGACACCCACCACGCAATTGCAGGGAGGCCTTCACATGTGAGGGGGACCAGGTCTACAATAACCGTTACTACTCTTCAGACCAGAACCGAGTGCAGTACCTCACTAAAGATGTTGAAGAGGAAATCAG ACAACTGCAGTCTGCCTTACATTCCCAGAGAACGCAATTGGATCGCTTTCAGCAGGACGTGCAGCAGATTAATGAGGACTTAAAACAGAACCAAATTCTTCTTTGCAGAGCCTATGAAGACCAAAAGAAGGCCCAG GAGCGTTGTCAGAAGCTTCAGGCAGAGCTGACGGAATTGCAGAATGTTGAGGAACCACAGTCAGAGGACTTGAAACCTTTG GGGGAGGAACTGGAGGAGCTCAGCAGTCGGATAAGTGTATGTCAAGTGGAATTTGAAGCTGCGCTGAAGCAGACGCAGACACACAAGGAGGAATGTGAGGAGGCCGAGCAGCTTTGCCTGCAGCAGAGGGAAGCTTTTAACAGCATCGCAGAGGAAGCTGAGCCCATTAAG ACATCAGATGAGAGCACACAGTCCCTGACCCAAACCCAGGCCAACACCACACAGCCCGGATCTCCTGATGCCCCTGATGTGCCACCACTCTGCACACCTGAAGCTTCTTGCTGTCCTCCTGCTCCGAAAAGAAGGGCTGAGCCAGATATGACTGACTATCAGCGCTGTGTCCTGAACGACATTAGTAACAAGCCAGATGAAGaagaacattttcttttaagttTAGTTGGGGCTTTGAGACGCCTTCCTCCATGCAGTCGATCTGAAGTTAAAATTAAATTCCAACAGATTTTACATGAAGCAGAATTTAACAATCAGTAA
- the LOC127498213 gene encoding structural maintenance of chromosomes protein 6-like isoform X2 has translation MSKRKSSNSGLTPDKRSRLSQPNPEEEEESGFFSSGDGKNSSKSAGLHPEKMNLRDLEKDKDQLHKRIQELKRSINQANSADTQARVEKMNHIQAELEDLSFQDSTLAQQIDQFKQACAAAKERLSRMSREKQDLLHAMESKQRKLAAMEEKRKSRFGEQMPALLRAIDEADRQGQFKRKPVGPLGFCIRLRDPELGLAVESCLKSLMLAFCCDNHADERELQRIMSHCFQRGRRPQIIVSTFTNTLYNVSNRAVNHPQYPTVLQALDIENPVVAKCLIDMRGIETILLIKNSAEARRVMQGGHPPRNCREAFTCEGDQVYNNRYYSSDQNRVQYLTKDVEEEIRHQMRAHSP, from the exons ATGTCGAAGAGGAAGAGCAGTAATTCAGGACTCACTCCTGATAAGAGAAGCCGGTTATCTCAACCCAACCCCGAAGAGGAAGAGGAATCGGGCTTCTTCAGTTCAGGAGATGGCAAAAACTCATCAAAGAGT GCTGGACTTCATCcggaaaaaatgaacttaagAGACCTTGAGAAGGATAAAGATCAGCTCCACAAGCGTATCCAAGAACTTAAACGGAG CATAAATCAGGCAAACTCAGCTGACACACAGGCTCGTGTGGAGAAGATGAATCACATTCAGGCTGAGCTGGAAGATCTGAGTTTCCAGGACTCCACTCTGGCTCAGCAGATCGATCAGTTTAAACAGGCCTGTGCCGCTGCTAAAGAAAGGCTGAGTAGAATGAG CCGTGAAAAGCAGGACCTGCTGCATGCGATGGAGTCTAAGCAACGAAAACTGGCTGCTATGGAAGAGAAACGAAAGAGTCGTTTTGGTGAGCAGATGCCGGCACTGCTGAGGGCTATAGATGAGGCTGACCGGCAGGGTCAATTCAAGAGGAAACCTGTTGGGCCACTCG GATTCTGCATCCGACTGCGGGATCCGGAGCTGGGTCTTGCAGTGGAGAGCTGTCTGAAGTCTCTGATGTTAGCTTTCTGTTGCGATAACCACGCTGATGAGAGAGAGTTACAGAGAATCATGAGTCACTGCTTCCAGCGTGGCAGAAGACCTCAGATCATCGTCAGCACATTTACCAACACACTCTACAATGTCAGCAACAG GGCTGTCAATCACCCTCAATACCCAACAGTGCTCCAGGCCCTTGACATTGAGAATCCAGTTGTGGCCAAGTGTCTGATAGACATGAGAGGAATTGAAACCATTCTGCTCATCAAG AACTCTGCAGAAGCGAGAAGGGTCATGCAGGGTGGACACCCACCACGCAATTGCAGGGAGGCCTTCACATGTGAGGGGGACCAGGTCTACAATAACCGTTACTACTCTTCAGACCAGAACCGAGTGCAGTACCTCACTAAAGATGTTGAAGAGGAAATCAG ACATCAGATGAGAGCACACAGTCCCTGA